The Trypanosoma brucei gambiense DAL972 chromosome 10, complete sequence genome has a segment encoding these proteins:
- a CDS encoding T. brucei spp.-specific protein — protein MDRQFLCGNWCLTCITTVRVSGMCLYTHTHTHIFVFPDFSLLFFAFSSSWTLFFIFLKYGSFCLPSFVAVNISHLIPGLFSPLSPSPREVAGGGGGDLPFV, from the coding sequence ATGGACCGCCAGTTTCTGTGCGGTAATTGGTGTTTGACATGCATTACAACTGTTCGCGTGTCTGGAATGTGtctatacacacacacgcacacacacatcttcGTTTTCCCTGActtttccttgcttttttttgcattttcatCATCGTGGactcttttcttcatttttttaaagtacGGTTCTTTCtgtcttccctcttttgtggCTGTCAACATTTCTCATTTGATCCCTGGCCTTTTCTCCCCTCTCTCTCCGTCACCGCGAGAGGtagcaggaggaggagggggagacTTGCCTTTTGTTTAG